One segment of Chloroflexota bacterium DNA contains the following:
- a CDS encoding SH3 domain-containing protein, which produces MSQQAGHIVAQTIGHVLAILQEDLPADLRAQLRMAPHVPGMISHLPYISISAESKAGRTTGLGRTIGLKRDRVDDSLIDLGYVTGDAGTCRFTLSLWALTRPQLDHLRGAVETLPWVRRERTWEEPEGTLNRTNFLRCRLDSVSPGIATPLPPLPPHITIRALRLNLRTGPSTSFDRVGRANRGDQFELLGRNEDGTWVQGCCFEGQIVWMATRFVETSIPLSLIPQAEDIPTRSTTRRRRSPSLDEEGELPDEEATRNAGIDAGTAILATSPPVTTVWRQDLHFVAHLEATQEPLVAAGEPIEEIRILRHLQEGDRVLDTERTRRFADHEEIVDEFPD; this is translated from the coding sequence ATGTCGCAACAGGCTGGCCACATCGTAGCGCAAACGATCGGGCATGTGCTTGCCATCCTACAGGAGGACCTGCCCGCCGACCTGCGCGCCCAGCTCCGAATGGCTCCCCACGTCCCGGGGATGATCAGCCATCTCCCCTACATCAGCATCTCCGCCGAATCGAAAGCCGGACGGACGACCGGCCTTGGCCGCACGATCGGGCTGAAGCGAGATCGCGTGGATGATTCCCTCATCGACCTGGGGTACGTCACGGGGGACGCCGGAACGTGCCGATTCACCCTCTCCCTATGGGCACTCACCCGCCCTCAACTGGATCACCTGCGAGGCGCCGTGGAGACGCTTCCGTGGGTCCGTCGCGAGCGCACCTGGGAGGAGCCGGAAGGCACGCTGAACCGAACGAATTTTCTGCGATGCCGGCTGGACAGCGTCTCCCCCGGCATCGCCACCCCCCTCCCGCCGCTCCCCCCTCACATCACCATCCGGGCGCTCCGCCTGAACCTGCGCACAGGCCCTTCCACCAGCTTCGATCGCGTGGGGCGGGCCAACCGCGGCGATCAATTCGAGCTGCTGGGGCGCAACGAGGATGGAACCTGGGTACAGGGGTGCTGCTTTGAGGGTCAGATCGTGTGGATGGCGACCCGGTTCGTGGAGACCTCCATACCGCTGTCCCTGATCCCGCAGGCTGAGGACATCCCCACCCGCTCGACCACGCGCCGTCGCCGGAGCCCCTCTCTGGATGAGGAGGGAGAGCTTCCGGACGAGGAGGCGACGCGAAACGCCGGGATCGACGCCGGCACGGCGATCCTGGCCACATCCCCGCCCGTCACCACGGTGTGGCGCCAGGACCTGCATTTCGTAGCCCACCTGGAGGCCACCCAGGAGCCATTGGTAGCGGCCGGGGAGCCCATCGAGGAGATCCGCATCCTCCGCCATTTGCAGGAAGGGGATCGCGTTCTGGATACGGAGCGAACTCGGCGCTTTGCCGACCACGAGGAGATCGTGGACGAGTTTCCGGACTAG
- a CDS encoding phage tail sheath protein, which yields MAEVITEMVLPGTYIEVRAEGLISVGGIVTGRIGIVGTAARGPIMTPTSLGSYSQAKEIFGDYDAWQDGDSDELTLVRALEQIFNNGATDVLAVRVKGSDPTGASVSLPDVDDDNQITITVTDLGSWANGTTAEVRTVILRERRTFTVSGSDPFNAARTTLQLPHTNLRRRGGASGSLTAADISVRNRTTGTTYNLDPSPGAGEFSVEASTGVITFGEAQTADDILEVTYYREATEVVFTLPNGLQEIYTDMANAGALNTALASSNFFTSTVVSSPSDKALKTGTYTFGGGSDGADASTVDYQEGIALFESEDINFVLAAGQGTEIASVLTGHCETMENNGRERIAIMGSNLGEEVSDILGHLSSLSDDRLIFVAPGIKAVDAAASAAQRTRVEVTLPGAYAAAAVAGLLASLPVHHSPTNKTLSIVGLEQEFLRPELKQLVQGRVLALEKKNGYRVVRGITTDTGAFQQITTRRIVDYAKMGIRMGSLPYIGRLNNERVRKALRGTLDGFLTTMVLDEALTGYELSVTATRADEIAGRCLVTVFLRPTFSIDYIKVTMYLE from the coding sequence ATGGCAGAAGTCATCACCGAAATGGTGCTGCCAGGGACGTACATCGAGGTGCGCGCCGAGGGGCTGATCAGCGTCGGAGGCATCGTCACCGGCCGCATCGGCATCGTCGGCACGGCCGCACGAGGGCCGATCATGACGCCGACCAGCCTGGGCTCCTACAGCCAGGCCAAAGAGATCTTCGGCGACTATGACGCCTGGCAGGACGGCGACAGCGACGAGCTCACCCTGGTGCGGGCGCTGGAGCAGATCTTCAACAACGGCGCCACGGATGTACTGGCCGTGCGCGTGAAGGGGAGCGACCCGACGGGCGCAAGCGTAAGCCTGCCCGACGTGGACGACGACAACCAGATCACCATTACCGTCACCGACCTGGGCTCGTGGGCCAACGGGACCACCGCCGAGGTGCGAACCGTGATCCTGCGGGAGCGCCGAACGTTCACCGTCTCGGGCAGCGATCCCTTCAACGCCGCGCGCACCACGCTCCAGCTTCCTCACACGAATCTCCGACGGCGCGGCGGGGCCTCCGGCTCCCTCACGGCCGCTGACATCAGCGTACGCAACCGGACGACCGGCACAACCTACAACCTGGACCCCTCCCCCGGCGCGGGCGAGTTCTCGGTCGAGGCCTCCACGGGGGTGATCACCTTCGGCGAGGCGCAGACCGCCGACGATATCCTGGAGGTCACGTACTATCGGGAGGCGACCGAGGTCGTCTTCACGCTGCCCAACGGGCTGCAGGAGATCTACACCGATATGGCCAACGCCGGAGCGCTGAACACGGCACTGGCTTCTTCCAACTTCTTCACCAGCACGGTGGTGAGCAGCCCCAGCGACAAGGCGCTGAAGACGGGCACGTACACCTTCGGCGGGGGAAGCGACGGTGCCGACGCCAGCACGGTGGACTATCAGGAGGGGATCGCCCTCTTCGAATCGGAGGATATCAACTTCGTGTTGGCCGCCGGGCAGGGCACGGAGATCGCCTCCGTCCTCACCGGTCACTGCGAGACGATGGAGAACAACGGTCGGGAGCGCATCGCCATCATGGGCAGCAACCTGGGTGAGGAGGTCTCCGATATCCTCGGACACCTCAGCTCGCTGTCGGACGATCGGCTGATCTTCGTGGCGCCCGGGATCAAGGCGGTGGACGCGGCCGCCAGCGCCGCGCAGCGGACCCGGGTCGAGGTCACCCTGCCGGGCGCGTACGCCGCCGCGGCCGTGGCCGGATTACTGGCCTCGCTGCCCGTGCATCACAGCCCCACCAACAAGACGCTCTCCATCGTCGGCCTGGAGCAGGAGTTCCTCCGCCCGGAGCTGAAGCAGTTGGTGCAGGGACGGGTGTTGGCGCTGGAGAAGAAGAACGGCTACCGGGTCGTGCGCGGGATCACCACCGACACGGGCGCCTTCCAGCAGATCACCACCCGGCGTATCGTGGATTACGCCAAGATGGGCATCCGCATGGGCAGCCTGCCCTACATCGGCCGGCTGAACAACGAGCGAGTACGCAAGGCGCTGCGGGGGACGCTGGACGGCTTCCTGACCACCATGGTGCTGGACGAGGCGCTCACCGGATACGAGTTATCGGTGACGGCCACCCGGGCGGATGAGATCGCCGGACGCTGTCTGGTGACGGTCTTCCTGCGCCCGACCTTCAGCATCGACTACATCAAGGTCACCATGTATCTGGAGTGA